A single genomic interval of Aureliella helgolandensis harbors:
- a CDS encoding type II secretion system F family protein: MTGSVTSAAVFACVVFGILCVGSFAYDLVYRRRWVTSERLRRKFQPQGPSAFAASEETLQRDQFILQAVMNRLNSTGNLATLITKSGVRIQVTQLLGICLLAGLLAACLGVVLSGDLLISMAISIAASILPIFYLMFKVKQRRTKLRKQLPDAFELISRALRAAQSVPTAFHTVATEFPAPISEEFAYCSEQQHLGVPFATALRDLANRTGLIEMRIFSTALILNHQLGGNLAEVNNRLAVAMRKREMFNARVRAITGEGRMQANVLTALPILAFIGVYFVEPNYLAVLLDRPYLLMGMATSQIIGTLMIRQIVNVRF, translated from the coding sequence GTGACAGGATCTGTTACCTCCGCAGCTGTTTTCGCTTGCGTTGTTTTTGGCATATTGTGCGTAGGCAGCTTTGCGTACGACTTGGTCTATCGTCGCCGATGGGTTACTTCGGAGCGATTGAGACGCAAATTCCAGCCGCAGGGCCCGTCCGCCTTTGCAGCCTCCGAAGAGACGTTGCAGCGAGATCAATTTATCCTGCAAGCCGTCATGAATCGCCTCAACTCTACCGGCAATCTGGCGACTCTGATTACCAAATCAGGCGTGCGTATCCAAGTGACGCAGTTGCTGGGAATCTGCTTACTAGCGGGGCTGCTGGCGGCTTGTCTGGGAGTAGTACTGAGCGGGGACCTGTTAATCTCCATGGCCATTTCCATTGCTGCATCCATCTTGCCGATCTTCTATTTGATGTTCAAGGTCAAGCAGCGTAGAACGAAGCTTCGCAAACAACTGCCAGATGCGTTCGAATTGATCAGCCGTGCGTTGCGTGCTGCCCAATCGGTGCCAACGGCATTTCACACGGTTGCAACAGAGTTCCCCGCGCCCATTTCCGAGGAATTCGCCTACTGTTCTGAACAGCAACATTTGGGGGTACCGTTTGCGACGGCCCTGCGTGATCTAGCCAATCGAACCGGTTTGATCGAAATGCGAATTTTCTCCACGGCGTTGATCCTCAACCATCAACTCGGTGGGAATCTAGCGGAAGTCAATAATCGCTTGGCAGTCGCCATGCGCAAGCGAGAGATGTTCAACGCTCGCGTTCGAGCGATCACTGGAGAGGGGCGAATGCAAGCCAACGTTTTAACCGCTTTACCTATCCTGGCTTTCATTGGCGTCTATTTTGTTGAGCCAAACTATCTTGCCGTACTGCTGGATAGGCCCTATTTGTTGATGGGCATGGCCACATCACAAATCATTGGCACCCTAATGATTCGTCAAATCGTCAACGTACGATTCTAG
- a CDS encoding type II secretion system F family protein produces the protein MLGTFESQYMIALVAFMGAVAFVLFLGTYAVQSSHGKVSQRLRKLEGRDPSDGQSSLGALHDYMNASLAGYILPQQPQVATRFSDQLGYAGMYKRSALVGFFLARLLAITFPLVCLPLVVWSGTLNFQQAIAVCGVGSLIGFVLPTLWLRNCILERHQLLRNSMSDFLDLFVTCIESGVSLQSMISIVSEELKPAHPELSEEFQRCDRDMQLGATLEKSIDDLAARTNLEDLLAFSTFVRQSQKFGATLGSAMRELSDRLRSQRELRAEEAAQKASVKILLPTLIFIFPAVFMVLAAPAAITIYESFSNAGN, from the coding sequence ATGCTTGGTACATTCGAATCACAATACATGATTGCCTTGGTTGCATTTATGGGTGCGGTAGCCTTCGTGCTGTTCCTCGGCACCTATGCGGTGCAAAGCTCTCATGGGAAGGTCAGTCAGCGACTGAGGAAGTTGGAGGGTCGCGATCCCAGCGATGGACAATCCTCGCTCGGTGCGCTCCACGACTACATGAACGCGAGCTTAGCTGGTTACATCCTGCCCCAACAACCTCAGGTGGCCACTCGATTCAGCGATCAACTCGGTTATGCGGGAATGTACAAGCGTAGCGCGTTGGTCGGCTTCTTTCTGGCTCGCTTGTTGGCCATTACCTTTCCGCTTGTCTGCCTCCCCTTGGTCGTCTGGTCTGGAACTCTCAATTTCCAGCAAGCCATCGCCGTCTGTGGGGTGGGGTCTCTGATCGGTTTTGTACTCCCCACGCTGTGGCTGAGAAATTGCATTTTGGAGCGACATCAACTACTCCGCAATTCCATGTCGGATTTCTTAGATCTATTTGTCACGTGCATCGAGTCGGGAGTGTCTCTCCAATCCATGATCTCCATCGTGAGCGAAGAACTCAAGCCTGCGCACCCCGAACTATCGGAGGAGTTTCAGCGTTGCGATCGCGATATGCAATTGGGCGCCACGCTCGAAAAATCGATCGACGATCTTGCCGCGCGTACCAACCTAGAGGACCTGTTGGCGTTCAGTACTTTCGTTCGGCAATCCCAAAAGTTTGGTGCCACCCTAGGCAGTGCCATGCGTGAGCTTTCCGATCGCCTGCGTTCCCAGCGTGAATTGAGGGCCGAGGAAGCCGCCCAGAAGGCTTCGGTCAAAATCCTGCTACCGACCTTGATCTTTATCTTCCCCGCAGTCTTCATGGTCTTGGCTGCTCCCGCTGCAATCACCATCTACGAGAGTTTCTCCAATGCAGGCAACTAA
- a CDS encoding TadE/TadG family type IV pilus assembly protein has translation MSSQCRIRQKLRRGTTIVESSIVLSVVLLIVMSFLELSLLVVRVNSLTEACQNVSRLVSVSGDLSSGANTLGPATIQCNAEANNSVANAARRALTMVDPSKVELEVVWSDGTNSPGDLVVVHLDYQNASIIPLVDHLTDKLFHYTCHIRIAH, from the coding sequence ATGAGCAGCCAATGTAGAATTCGACAAAAGTTGCGACGTGGAACCACCATCGTTGAGAGTTCGATTGTATTGTCAGTCGTGCTCCTGATTGTGATGAGCTTTCTAGAGCTCTCGCTGCTCGTTGTGCGCGTGAACTCGCTGACCGAAGCCTGTCAAAATGTCTCCAGGCTAGTCTCCGTTTCAGGCGACTTGAGCAGCGGAGCCAATACTCTCGGTCCCGCAACGATTCAGTGCAACGCCGAGGCCAACAACTCGGTAGCCAACGCGGCCAGACGCGCTCTGACCATGGTGGATCCTAGCAAGGTGGAACTCGAGGTAGTGTGGAGTGATGGAACGAACAGCCCGGGTGACCTGGTCGTGGTGCATTTGGATTATCAGAACGCGTCGATCATCCCCCTGGTGGACCATCTAACCGATAAGCTTTTTCACTATACATGCCATATTCGTATTGCACACTAG
- a CDS encoding TadE/TadG family type IV pilus assembly protein yields the protein MQATKTRRTPSGGNSHNSRRKGRCGVAATELALLLPIIIGTAVTSIDLGRMLHVSLVLGNSVRMGADYVATRGVTSDSQAAVSSEIANQVTTIFTDTVRSEVEQLEVVPTISLGSGNSHTTRIQASCVVPILFSWGGLFEDVTIERSLVVQRYR from the coding sequence ATGCAGGCAACTAAGACTCGGCGGACTCCTTCCGGAGGGAATTCCCATAACTCCAGACGCAAAGGCCGCTGCGGTGTGGCGGCCACTGAACTCGCATTGCTACTGCCAATCATCATCGGTACCGCAGTTACCTCCATCGACCTGGGACGCATGCTGCACGTCTCGCTGGTCCTCGGCAACTCAGTACGGATGGGGGCAGACTACGTTGCGACTCGCGGCGTGACGAGTGATTCCCAAGCAGCAGTCTCCAGCGAAATTGCCAATCAAGTCACCACCATCTTTACCGACACGGTGCGAAGTGAAGTCGAGCAACTCGAAGTTGTTCCCACGATCTCACTAGGCAGCGGTAATTCACATACGACGCGAATCCAAGCAAGCTGTGTCGTCCCCATCCTATTCTCATGGGGTGGTCTATTCGAGGACGTTACGATCGAACGCTCTCTAGTGGTCCAGCGCTATCGGTAG